Proteins from a genomic interval of Streptomyces fodineus:
- a CDS encoding ROK family protein yields the protein MNGSPERVRRAGGQAGAGELLELVRSGRAVTRGALQQATGLSRATVGQRLDRLFRAGWLREGAGGPVDSPLGGRPSITLEFDDAHCVVLAADLDTRHARAAVLTLTGEILAEHAGPLVVGEGPEVVLAELGRWFGELLEKTGRPAADVCGIGLAAPGPVDTGTGRVVQPPMMPGWDGYDITGRLCRAFTEHTGAPAVPVLVDNDANLMAYGEQRAGHPDCAAFVLVKVSTGIGAGVVVDGAIYRGIDGGAGDIGHIRVGADALCRCGSYGCLAAVASGGAVARRLAESGVPAASGADVRDLLAAGHPQAAALAREAGRRVGDVLATVVTLLNPGVLMIAGDLAGTPFLTGVRELLYQRALPRSTAHLDVVTSRLGERAALIGAGALVVDHLYAPERVEERLRALGV from the coding sequence ATGAACGGAAGTCCGGAGAGAGTCCGCAGAGCCGGCGGCCAGGCCGGCGCCGGAGAGCTGCTCGAACTCGTCCGCAGCGGGCGGGCGGTGACGCGCGGTGCGCTCCAGCAGGCGACCGGACTGTCCCGGGCGACCGTCGGCCAGCGCCTGGACCGGCTGTTCCGGGCGGGCTGGCTGCGCGAGGGCGCCGGCGGCCCCGTCGACTCGCCGCTCGGTGGCCGCCCCTCCATCACCCTGGAGTTCGACGACGCCCACTGCGTCGTCCTCGCCGCCGACCTCGACACCCGGCACGCCCGCGCGGCCGTTCTCACCCTGACCGGCGAGATCCTGGCCGAACACGCCGGGCCGCTGGTGGTCGGGGAAGGCCCGGAGGTCGTGCTGGCCGAACTGGGCCGCTGGTTCGGCGAGTTGCTGGAGAAGACCGGGCGCCCCGCGGCGGACGTCTGCGGCATCGGGCTCGCCGCGCCCGGCCCGGTGGACACCGGGACCGGCCGGGTGGTGCAGCCGCCGATGATGCCGGGCTGGGACGGCTACGACATAACGGGCCGCCTCTGCCGCGCCTTCACCGAGCACACCGGCGCCCCAGCCGTCCCCGTCCTCGTCGACAACGACGCGAACCTGATGGCGTACGGCGAACAGCGCGCCGGCCACCCCGACTGCGCGGCCTTCGTCCTGGTCAAGGTGTCCACGGGCATCGGCGCCGGGGTGGTCGTGGACGGCGCGATCTACCGGGGGATCGACGGCGGCGCGGGCGACATCGGGCACATCCGGGTCGGCGCGGACGCGCTGTGCCGCTGCGGTTCGTACGGCTGTCTCGCCGCCGTCGCGAGCGGAGGCGCCGTGGCCCGGCGGCTCGCGGAGAGCGGGGTGCCGGCCGCCTCCGGCGCGGACGTACGGGACCTGCTGGCCGCCGGGCATCCTCAGGCGGCGGCGCTGGCCCGGGAGGCGGGCCGCCGGGTCGGGGACGTCCTGGCCACGGTCGTCACCCTCCTCAACCCGGGCGTGCTGATGATCGCGGGCGATCTGGCCGGAACGCCCTTCCTCACCGGTGTGCGCGAGCTGCTCTACCAGCGGGCGCTGCCGCGCTCCACGGCCCACCTGGACGTCGTCACCTCCCGGCTGGGGGAGCGGGCCGCGCTCATCGGAGCGGGGGCGCTGGTCGTGGACCACCTCTACGCGCCGGAGCGGGTGGAGGAGCGGCTGCGGGCGCTGGGCGTGTGA